TGTCTGGCAGCGTCTGCAGGCATCGTACCGACATGACCCACTGCGCTGGACCAACCTCAGCCGCCGCATCCGCGGCGTGTCGGAGGAGACCACCACCGGCGTCCACCGCCTGTACCAGATGCAGGCCGACGGCAGCCTGCTCTTTCCCGCCATCAACGTCAACGACTCGGTCACCAACTCCAAGTTCGACAACCTGTACGGCTGCCGGGAATCCCTGGCCGACGGCATCAAACGCGCCACCGACATCATGGTGGCCGGGAAAAAAGTCGTCGTCTGCGGCTACGGCGACGTCGGCAAGGGCTGCGCCCAATCGATGCGCGGCTTCGGCGCCCGGGTGATCATCACCGAGATCGACCCGATCTGCGCGCTGCAGGCGGCCATGGAAGGCTACGAAGTGTCGACCATGGAAGACATGGTCGGCAGCGGCGATATCTTCATCACCGCCACCGGCAACTGCGACGTCCTCACTGGCCGGCACATGGAAATGATGAAAAACGAAGCCATCGTCTGCAACATCGGCCATTTCGACAGCGAGATCGACATGCATTACCTGGAAACGACGGCCGGCTGCACCAAAACGACGATCAAGCCGCAAGTGGACAAATGGACGCTGAAATCGGGCCGTTCGATCATCATCCTGGCCGAAGGGCGCCTGGTCAACCTTGGCTGCGCCACCGGTCACCCCAGCTTCGTCATGAGCTGCAGCTTCACCAACCAGTGCCTGGCCCAGATCGAGCTTCTGAAAAGCGGCTTGGAGAAAAAAGTGTACACCCTGCCCAAGCTCCTGGACGAGGAGGTTGCCCGGATGCACCTGGAGGCGTTGGGAGCCAAATTGACC
The sequence above is drawn from the Candidatus Aminicenantes bacterium genome and encodes:
- the ahcY gene encoding adenosylhomocysteinase; the encoded protein is MKTIDKDRNLPYKVADISLADWGRREMDLARAEMPGLMAIRKKYGPLKPLAKLKITGSLHMTIQTAMLIETLIELGADVRWASCNIFSTQDHAAAAIAKAGQAAVFAWKGESLEEYWWCTEQALTWPDGSGPDQIVDDGGDATLLIHQGVKIEQHPELLKRTPENKEMAIVWQRLQASYRHDPLRWTNLSRRIRGVSEETTTGVHRLYQMQADGSLLFPAINVNDSVTNSKFDNLYGCRESLADGIKRATDIMVAGKKVVVCGYGDVGKGCAQSMRGFGARVIITEIDPICALQAAMEGYEVSTMEDMVGSGDIFITATGNCDVLTGRHMEMMKNEAIVCNIGHFDSEIDMHYLETTAGCTKTTIKPQVDKWTLKSGRSIIILAEGRLVNLGCATGHPSFVMSCSFTNQCLAQIELLKSGLEKKVYTLPKLLDEEVARMHLEALGAKLT